One Nitrospirota bacterium genomic window carries:
- the greA gene encoding transcription elongation factor GreA, with product MERIPMTPDGYKKLKDELDRLLKVDRPQNIKDIATARAHGDLSENAEYHAAREKQSFLEGRIQELQSKTAMAQVIDPSKVKHDKVAFGAKVKLFDLETDEEKEYFLVGPDETDVKDGKISITSPVAKALLGKEVGDEVTIKAPAKTFKYEVVEIIFE from the coding sequence ATGGAAAGAATACCTATGACACCCGATGGCTACAAAAAGCTTAAAGATGAACTGGACAGACTTCTAAAGGTGGACAGGCCGCAAAACATAAAAGACATAGCCACGGCAAGGGCACACGGTGATCTGTCTGAAAACGCCGAGTACCATGCAGCTCGGGAAAAGCAGTCTTTCTTAGAGGGCAGAATTCAGGAGCTTCAGTCAAAAACCGCTATGGCACAGGTAATAGACCCATCAAAAGTCAAACATGACAAGGTTGCTTTTGGCGCTAAGGTTAAGCTCTTTGATCTTGAAACAGATGAGGAGAAGGAATACTTTCTTGTCGGCCCGGATGAGACGGATGTAAAAGACGGGAAAATATCCATCACATCTCCGGTTGCAAAAGCGCTTCTTGGTAAAGAGGTCGGGGATGAGGTTACAATTAAGGCACCTGCAAAGACTTTCAAGTACGAGGTGGTTGAAATCATCTTTGAATAG
- the rplK gene encoding 50S ribosomal protein L11: MAKEVKAMVKIQINAGKANPAPPIGPALGPHGVNIMDFCKQFNAKTQTMGETIVPVVLTIYKDRTFTFITKTPPASELVKKAAGIIKGSSVPNKEKVGKITMEQVREIAKTKMPDLNAYGVEEGVRIISGTARSMGVDIIG, translated from the coding sequence ATGGCAAAAGAAGTAAAAGCAATGGTGAAAATCCAGATAAATGCTGGTAAGGCGAACCCGGCGCCGCCCATAGGGCCAGCACTAGGCCCGCATGGGGTTAACATAATGGATTTCTGTAAGCAGTTTAACGCTAAAACTCAGACTATGGGGGAAACTATTGTCCCCGTTGTCCTGACCATATACAAAGACAGAACCTTTACATTTATAACAAAAACACCCCCTGCCTCAGAGCTTGTGAAAAAAGCTGCCGGTATCATCAAAGGCTCAAGCGTTCCCAACAAAGAAAAGGTAGGCAAAATTACTATGGAGCAGGTCAGGGAGATTGCAAAGACCAAGATGCCCGACCTAAATGCCTATGGAGTGGAGGAGGGCGTTAGGATTATAAGCGGCACAGCCCGCAGCATGGGTGTTGATATCATAGGATAA
- a CDS encoding VWA domain-containing protein yields MMYSVEISRSNPGCFLFLIDQSGSMGDPFGGNPTLLKSHGVADAVNRLLSNLVIKCSKDDGIRNYFEVGVIGYGNPDVSSAFMGTLAGRELVKIEEIGNNPLRIEERLQQISAADGETVQKSVKFPVWIEPLARNGTPMCKAFDTARSILERWIALNLNSYPPIIINITDGDATDGNPIPYARDLMRLNTNDGNVLLFNIHISNQHSVPIIYPDKAPTISDQYAALLFEISSLLPDTFITAALNDGYAVNQQSRGFGFNADLISLINFIDIGTRVGMLR; encoded by the coding sequence ATTATGTATAGTGTTGAAATAAGCCGCAGTAATCCGGGATGTTTTCTGTTTTTAATAGATCAGTCTGGCTCTATGGGTGACCCCTTTGGCGGAAACCCAACGCTCTTAAAAAGCCACGGTGTCGCTGATGCTGTTAACAGGCTTCTTTCCAATCTCGTCATTAAATGCTCTAAAGACGACGGCATCAGAAACTATTTTGAGGTGGGCGTCATTGGCTATGGAAATCCGGATGTCTCCTCTGCTTTTATGGGGACGCTTGCCGGGCGTGAGCTTGTAAAAATAGAGGAAATCGGCAACAATCCTCTTAGAATAGAAGAGCGCCTCCAGCAAATATCCGCAGCCGATGGCGAGACAGTTCAAAAGAGCGTAAAATTCCCCGTCTGGATTGAACCCCTCGCCCGTAATGGCACGCCAATGTGCAAGGCTTTTGACACGGCTCGCTCTATTTTAGAAAGATGGATAGCCTTGAACCTTAATAGCTATCCCCCGATTATTATAAATATCACAGACGGCGATGCCACTGATGGTAACCCCATCCCGTATGCACGCGACCTCATGCGCCTTAATACAAATGACGGCAACGTGCTGCTTTTTAACATTCATATCTCTAATCAACACTCAGTGCCAATTATATATCCCGATAAAGCCCCCACTATCTCAGACCAGTACGCCGCTCTTTTGTTTGAAATATCAAGTCTCCTGCCTGATACCTTTATTACCGCAGCCCTTAACGACGGCTATGCCGTTAATCAGCAAAGCAGAGGGTTTGGGTTCAACGCTGACCTTATTTCCCTGATTAATTTTATTGATATAGGAACCAGAGTCGGAATGTTACGATAG
- a CDS encoding HD-GYP domain-containing protein: MAKTFRTQKSIHLKLIIRLTAGWIILSLILGAIVFFIKLESIDELVTNLAERESKPLVHDKTQLEYLNCDKAECKQSLANSMHKHIEMGHFIVVELYDRNKKKVVEVMSPDAVTVERYEKAANREHAAHQFRDTVSYKRLYVSGTIFLQVFVPLKGPDGSIAGYFEGIYKVGENTMKAIVDLIVGSLLLVVICVFATTAILYPIIIVMNKDLIKLSTDLSEANIGMLVALGSAIAKRDSDTNIHNYRVTIYSVKLGEIAGLSKDNLRSLIKGSFLHDIGKIAISDNILLKPGKLTDDEFEIMKTHVHHGVDIVGKYTWLRDSVDVVQYHHEKLDGSGYLSGLSGDSIPFNARIFAIADVFDALTSKRPYKEPFTYEHTVSILESERLTHFDPILLDLFLKISKNLYDSFCKAEDSFLEDYLNGIIKKYF; encoded by the coding sequence ATGGCAAAAACATTTAGAACTCAGAAAAGCATTCATTTAAAACTTATTATAAGGCTCACGGCAGGATGGATTATTCTTTCTCTGATATTGGGAGCTATAGTGTTTTTTATTAAACTTGAGAGCATTGACGAATTGGTTACTAACCTCGCCGAAAGAGAGTCAAAACCACTGGTTCATGATAAAACTCAATTGGAATACCTGAATTGTGATAAAGCTGAGTGTAAACAATCTCTGGCCAATTCCATGCACAAGCACATAGAGATGGGGCATTTCATTGTAGTTGAATTGTACGACAGGAACAAAAAGAAAGTTGTAGAGGTAATGTCTCCGGATGCTGTTACCGTAGAGCGATATGAAAAGGCGGCTAATAGGGAACATGCGGCTCATCAATTCAGAGACACAGTCAGTTATAAGCGGCTGTATGTTTCAGGTACGATTTTTTTGCAGGTATTTGTACCTCTAAAAGGACCTGACGGTTCGATTGCAGGTTACTTTGAAGGCATTTATAAAGTTGGCGAAAACACAATGAAAGCAATTGTGGATTTAATAGTAGGTTCTCTTTTGCTTGTGGTTATATGTGTGTTTGCAACCACTGCCATACTCTATCCAATAATAATTGTAATGAATAAGGATTTGATTAAACTTTCAACTGATCTGTCTGAGGCAAACATTGGAATGCTTGTTGCTCTTGGCAGTGCTATTGCAAAACGGGACAGTGATACCAATATTCATAATTACCGGGTAACCATATACTCTGTTAAACTTGGAGAAATTGCCGGGCTTAGTAAGGATAATTTAAGGAGCTTAATCAAGGGCTCATTTCTTCACGATATTGGAAAGATTGCAATATCTGACAATATTTTATTAAAGCCCGGGAAACTCACCGACGATGAGTTTGAAATTATGAAAACGCATGTGCATCACGGCGTGGATATTGTTGGTAAATATACCTGGCTTAGGGACTCTGTTGATGTGGTTCAATACCACCACGAAAAACTTGATGGTTCTGGTTATTTATCCGGTTTAAGTGGCGACAGCATACCGTTCAATGCCAGGATATTTGCTATTGCAGATGTCTTTGATGCGCTTACTTCAAAAAGGCCATACAAAGAACCGTTCACTTACGAACACACTGTCAGCATTTTAGAGTCTGAGAGATTAACACACTTTGATCCAATCCTGCTTGATCTGTTTCTTAAGATATCTAAAAATCTATATGATTCTTTCTGTAAAGCGGAGGATTCTTTTTTAGAGGACTACCTTAATGGTATTATTAAGAAATATTTTTAA
- a CDS encoding tetratricopeptide repeat protein — MKKYPLPDQYNKAVQNPELCFTDPELRAGAIELNKLGLPFVRCGNFSSVYKIILPDKELAVKCFFNYYTDIKYRYERISEYLHTINSPYFIDFQYQEDGIRVNGKNYPLLSMGWITGTSFDKYIEECIKTGDTGKITALRDSFVSMCRQLRKDKTAHGDLQHANIIVTPGGLKLIDYDGMYVASVTLTQSNEVGHPNYQHPKRTRFHYSETMDNFSVMVIHTALTALIYKPALWERYFNGDNLIFSEKDFSNTNQSPLFRELLSSDVLKTQVTVLAKTCLLPCEKSPDFLSLLNADGSINTGLLPEEIQIQPESVSPVSTSHIPSASGDMTICPNCKSAQNAIGIFCNSCGYSLINEKPPQLITIQPAKQFKFPKFKTIALYFLVFSLVLFLYDNTKTGPVKKITFDDVLTIAEQIFAKGKMEKLTKAIEADPVNPSSYYQRAMEYVKAGNYDKAIEDFTKVLKYEPQNAKAYFNRGVAFGMLGFHKEAVSDYIEAAKLGLKPAQDFLDSKNIAWKPDSSKELK; from the coding sequence ATGAAGAAATACCCTCTCCCTGACCAATACAACAAGGCGGTTCAAAACCCCGAACTGTGTTTCACAGACCCAGAGCTAAGAGCCGGCGCTATCGAATTAAACAAACTAGGGCTTCCCTTTGTAAGATGCGGTAATTTCTCCTCCGTATATAAAATCATACTGCCGGATAAGGAACTTGCTGTAAAGTGTTTTTTTAATTACTACACGGATATAAAGTACCGTTACGAACGCATTTCTGAATACCTTCATACGATCAACTCTCCGTATTTTATAGATTTCCAGTATCAGGAGGATGGAATCAGGGTTAATGGGAAAAACTATCCGCTGCTTTCTATGGGCTGGATTACCGGCACATCGTTCGACAAATATATAGAGGAGTGTATAAAAACCGGAGACACCGGCAAAATTACCGCTCTCAGAGACTCCTTTGTTTCCATGTGCAGGCAGTTGAGAAAGGATAAGACTGCTCACGGAGACCTTCAACACGCAAACATCATAGTGACCCCAGGTGGGCTTAAACTCATAGATTACGACGGTATGTATGTGGCCTCTGTGACACTTACGCAAAGTAACGAGGTAGGGCACCCTAACTACCAGCACCCTAAAAGGACCCGCTTCCACTACAGTGAGACGATGGATAACTTCAGCGTCATGGTTATTCATACCGCACTAACGGCGTTAATCTATAAACCTGCTCTGTGGGAGAGGTATTTTAATGGCGATAACCTGATTTTTTCTGAAAAAGATTTTTCTAACACTAACCAATCCCCGCTGTTTAGGGAACTGCTCTCCTCGGATGTACTTAAAACACAGGTCACGGTGCTTGCTAAAACCTGTCTGCTGCCTTGTGAAAAATCACCGGATTTTTTATCACTTTTGAATGCTGACGGCTCAATCAACACCGGCCTTCTGCCAGAGGAAATACAGATACAACCGGAAAGCGTAAGTCCTGTAAGTACCAGCCATATTCCCTCAGCTTCAGGCGATATGACAATTTGTCCAAACTGCAAAAGCGCTCAAAACGCAATTGGAATTTTCTGTAACAGTTGCGGCTATTCGCTGATAAACGAAAAACCCCCTCAATTGATAACCATTCAACCCGCTAAGCAGTTTAAATTCCCAAAATTTAAAACTATAGCGCTTTATTTTTTGGTGTTTTCTTTAGTCCTGTTTCTGTACGATAACACAAAAACAGGGCCTGTCAAAAAAATTACTTTTGATGATGTTTTAACCATCGCAGAACAAATTTTTGCTAAGGGTAAAATGGAAAAACTCACAAAGGCTATTGAGGCAGACCCGGTTAATCCCTCCTCATACTATCAAAGAGCAATGGAGTATGTTAAAGCCGGAAACTACGACAAAGCTATAGAGGATTTTACAAAGGTTTTGAAGTATGAACCTCAAAATGCTAAGGCATACTTTAATCGCGGTGTGGCATTCGGCATGCTTGGGTTTCACAAAGAAGCTGTCTCAGACTACATCGAGGCCGCAAAACTTGGCCTTAAACCCGCTCAGGATTTCCTTGACTCTAAAAATATCGCATGGAAACCGGACAGCAGTAAAGAGCTAAAATAA
- the nusG gene encoding transcription termination/antitermination factor NusG, whose translation MAKQWYVVHTYSGYEEKVKLSIEDKVERAGLQEQISRVLIPTERVVEIRRGKKTESDKKFYPGYILVEMQLNDETWHMVKTIPRVTGFVGGQHPVSLPPEEVEVILQQQEKGVGTEVKMQYEKGENVRIVDGPFSNFNGYVDEIDMDHGRLKVMVSIFGRQTPVELNFYQVEKA comes from the coding sequence ATGGCTAAACAGTGGTACGTAGTGCACACGTATTCGGGATACGAGGAAAAGGTGAAATTGTCTATAGAAGACAAGGTTGAGCGTGCAGGGCTGCAAGAACAGATAAGCCGCGTGCTGATTCCCACCGAACGTGTCGTAGAAATCAGAAGGGGCAAAAAGACCGAGAGTGATAAGAAGTTCTACCCAGGCTATATCCTTGTTGAAATGCAGCTTAATGATGAAACATGGCACATGGTAAAAACAATCCCCAGAGTGACAGGTTTTGTAGGCGGCCAGCACCCCGTGTCGCTTCCCCCTGAGGAGGTGGAGGTTATCCTTCAGCAGCAGGAAAAGGGTGTCGGCACAGAGGTCAAGATGCAGTACGAAAAGGGTGAAAACGTGAGAATCGTTGACGGCCCGTTTTCTAACTTTAACGGATATGTTGATGAGATTGATATGGACCACGGCAGGCTTAAAGTCATGGTCAGCATATTTGGGCGGCAGACGCCTGTTGAGTTAAATTTCTATCAGGTGGAAAAGGCCTGA
- the rpmG gene encoding 50S ribosomal protein L33, with the protein MRDIILLQCTECKSKNYATRKNKKNTTDKIVLKKYCKFDRRHTDHKETKS; encoded by the coding sequence ATGAGAGATATAATACTGCTTCAATGCACAGAGTGTAAGAGTAAGAACTATGCAACAAGAAAAAACAAGAAGAACACGACCGATAAGATCGTGCTAAAGAAGTATTGCAAATTTGACCGTCGCCACACAGACCATAAGGAGACGAAATCCTAA
- the folK gene encoding 2-amino-4-hydroxy-6-hydroxymethyldihydropteridine diphosphokinase — MQSFISIGSNIGDRKANCTRAVQLLNSNDIVVKAVSGMYETKPWGVTSQPDFINMCVEIETTLQPTELLAVLKEIEKIMGRKESARWGPRVIDLDIVFYGQEIINTQNLQIPHPHMHERDFVLIPLSELAPRMLHPVLNKTVEELLRQL; from the coding sequence ATGCAATCTTTCATAAGCATAGGTTCAAACATAGGTGACAGGAAGGCTAATTGCACAAGGGCTGTGCAATTGTTAAACTCAAACGATATAGTGGTTAAAGCAGTGTCAGGCATGTATGAAACCAAACCGTGGGGAGTAACATCGCAGCCGGATTTTATAAATATGTGTGTCGAGATTGAAACCACCCTTCAGCCGACTGAACTTCTGGCTGTTCTTAAAGAGATAGAAAAAATCATGGGGCGCAAGGAGTCTGCCAGATGGGGGCCTCGTGTTATAGACCTTGACATCGTGTTTTATGGGCAGGAGATAATAAACACCCAAAACCTGCAAATCCCACATCCTCACATGCACGAAAGGGATTTCGTACTAATACCGCTTTCTGAGCTTGCACCACGTATGCTGCACCCGGTATTAAATAAGACAGTGGAGGAATTACTCAGGCAGCTTTAA
- the tuf gene encoding elongation factor Tu encodes MAKAKFERTKPHVNVGTIGHVDHGKTTLTATITKVLAMKGQAKFTAYDQIDNAPEEKARGITIATAHVEYETDNRHYAHVDCPGHADYVKNMITGAAQMDGAILVVSAADGPMPQTREHILLARQVGVPCIVVFMNKTDMVDDPELIELVELEIRELLSKYGFPGDEIPIVKGSALKAIESTATEPSAPEYKCIAELMDAVDAYVPQPQRPLDKPFLMPIEDVFSISGRGTVVTGRVERGIVKVGEDVEIVGISATRKSVVTGVEMFRKLLDEGRAGDNIGALLRGVGKDEVERGQVLAKPGSITPHTKFKAEAYVLTKEEGGRHTPFFKGYRPQFYFRTTDVTGVCELPEGVEMVMPGDNISIKVELIAPIAMEKELRFAIREGGRTVGAGVVTEVLE; translated from the coding sequence ATGGCAAAGGCTAAGTTTGAAAGGACAAAGCCGCACGTCAATGTTGGCACGATAGGGCACGTTGACCACGGTAAGACAACACTGACGGCGACGATAACCAAGGTGTTGGCAATGAAGGGGCAGGCGAAGTTTACAGCCTACGATCAGATAGATAATGCACCGGAGGAAAAGGCAAGAGGTATAACAATAGCAACGGCGCACGTTGAGTACGAGACGGACAACAGGCACTATGCGCATGTGGACTGTCCTGGGCATGCTGACTATGTAAAGAACATGATAACCGGGGCGGCACAGATGGATGGAGCAATCCTAGTGGTGAGTGCCGCTGATGGCCCTATGCCGCAGACGAGGGAGCACATCTTGTTGGCACGGCAGGTGGGAGTGCCCTGTATAGTGGTGTTTATGAATAAGACAGACATGGTGGATGACCCTGAGCTCATTGAGCTGGTGGAGCTTGAGATACGAGAGCTGCTCAGCAAGTATGGGTTTCCCGGGGATGAGATACCGATAGTAAAGGGCAGTGCGTTAAAGGCAATAGAGAGCACGGCAACAGAGCCGTCAGCGCCCGAGTACAAGTGTATAGCGGAACTGATGGATGCGGTGGATGCGTATGTACCACAGCCACAGAGGCCGTTGGATAAGCCATTTTTGATGCCGATAGAGGATGTATTTTCAATAAGCGGCAGAGGGACGGTAGTAACAGGCAGAGTGGAGCGTGGCATAGTCAAAGTGGGTGAGGATGTAGAGATAGTGGGGATATCAGCCACAAGAAAGTCGGTAGTGACCGGGGTGGAGATGTTTAGGAAACTTCTTGATGAGGGGCGAGCCGGAGATAACATAGGAGCGCTTTTAAGAGGAGTGGGCAAAGATGAGGTAGAAAGGGGCCAGGTGTTAGCGAAACCTGGCAGCATAACGCCGCACACTAAGTTTAAGGCAGAGGCATATGTGTTGACAAAGGAGGAGGGCGGCAGACATACGCCGTTTTTTAAGGGATACAGGCCGCAGTTTTACTTCAGGACGACAGATGTGACAGGAGTGTGTGAGCTGCCAGAGGGAGTGGAGATGGTAATGCCTGGTGATAACATAAGCATAAAAGTGGAGTTAATAGCGCCGATAGCAATGGAAAAGGAACTGCGTTTTGCAATCCGTGAGGGTGGCAGAACAGTTGGTGCCGGTGTTGTTACAGAGGTTTTGGAGTGA
- a CDS encoding ArsB/NhaD family transporter has product MHETAAPPASAGGFVFWASTIIFIAAYAVIMSEKIHKTVVAIVGASLILILGILTQHEAFNVEELGVDWNVIFLLISMMIIINLMRPTGFFEYIAIKGARLGKGNPIRIMIIFSVVTAVISAFLDNVTTVLLITPVTILIADALDVDPVPFLIMEAIASNIGGTATLIGDPPNIMIASKAKFVFMDFIVHLTPIIVLIMVVLVVVIKIVFGNKLKTTDEKRQRILQMNENDAIKDPAMLKKSLFVLALVLTGFVFHGKLHYEPATIALFGAGLLLLLSKVREPHHILAEVEWPEIFFFIGLFILVGGVVKGGLVNFLSLKMLALTHGNLFGTSMVVLWFSAIASAIIDNIPFVATMNPLIIDMAHQLWPNLDGVALVQHKDLMPVWWSLALGACLGGNGTAIGATANVIVVGMAEKAGRKISFIRFLAYGFPIMILTVFISMMYIWLRYYLL; this is encoded by the coding sequence ATGCATGAAACAGCTGCACCCCCAGCGTCTGCCGGGGGTTTTGTTTTCTGGGCATCTACGATAATTTTTATTGCGGCTTATGCGGTAATAATGTCTGAGAAAATCCATAAAACTGTTGTAGCCATAGTTGGTGCCTCACTTATCCTAATTCTTGGGATATTAACTCAGCACGAGGCATTTAACGTCGAGGAGCTCGGTGTGGACTGGAACGTGATTTTTCTTCTTATTTCTATGATGATAATAATTAACCTTATGCGGCCTACCGGTTTTTTTGAATACATTGCAATTAAAGGCGCCCGTCTTGGAAAAGGCAACCCCATCCGGATAATGATAATTTTTTCAGTAGTCACTGCAGTGATAAGTGCATTTTTAGACAATGTTACCACGGTTTTACTAATAACACCGGTTACTATTCTTATAGCGGACGCATTAGATGTGGATCCGGTGCCATTTCTTATCATGGAGGCTATCGCATCCAATATCGGAGGAACAGCAACGCTCATAGGGGATCCGCCAAACATCATGATTGCCTCAAAAGCAAAATTTGTTTTTATGGATTTTATCGTACATCTCACTCCAATAATTGTTTTAATTATGGTTGTGCTAGTTGTCGTAATAAAAATAGTATTTGGCAATAAACTTAAGACTACGGATGAAAAGAGACAAAGAATACTTCAAATGAATGAAAACGATGCCATCAAAGACCCAGCCATGCTCAAAAAATCTCTGTTTGTGTTAGCACTTGTGCTCACAGGGTTTGTTTTTCACGGTAAACTTCACTATGAACCGGCAACGATAGCGCTTTTTGGCGCCGGACTTCTGCTCTTACTGTCAAAAGTCCGTGAGCCGCACCACATACTTGCGGAGGTTGAATGGCCTGAGATTTTCTTTTTTATAGGGCTTTTTATATTAGTCGGAGGCGTGGTAAAGGGCGGTCTTGTTAATTTCCTGTCACTTAAAATGCTTGCGCTTACTCACGGAAATCTTTTTGGTACGAGTATGGTGGTTTTATGGTTTTCAGCAATAGCATCGGCAATTATTGATAACATTCCTTTTGTTGCCACAATGAATCCCCTGATAATTGACATGGCACATCAACTTTGGCCAAATCTTGACGGCGTTGCACTTGTTCAACACAAAGACCTGATGCCTGTGTGGTGGTCGCTGGCACTGGGAGCGTGTCTGGGAGGTAACGGCACAGCTATCGGCGCCACAGCCAATGTTATCGTGGTCGGAATGGCTGAAAAGGCAGGACGAAAGATTTCTTTTATACGCTTTCTCGCTTATGGATTTCCAATTATGATTCTGACCGTTTTTATATCTATGATGTATATTTGGCTACGGTACTATCTTTTATAG
- a CDS encoding HPP family protein — protein MLEDYLSKMKGKAVSPARVSMSEVVWSWTGAFLGILAVAYISYNIIAGTGFTMIIGSFGASAVLIYGAIKSPLAQPRNLIGGHVISAIIGVTCYKLFHIHMWLAAPLAVATAIAVMHMTRTLHPPGGATALIAVIGGKTVNDLGFMYALVPAGAGAVIMLIIALIVNNIPKTRNYPEYWF, from the coding sequence ATGTTAGAGGATTATCTCAGTAAGATGAAAGGCAAGGCTGTTTCACCTGCAAGGGTGAGTATGTCAGAGGTTGTCTGGTCATGGACAGGGGCGTTTCTGGGTATTTTGGCAGTAGCCTATATCAGCTATAACATTATAGCTGGTACCGGTTTTACGATGATAATAGGCTCATTTGGGGCATCTGCGGTATTAATCTACGGAGCAATAAAGAGCCCTCTTGCTCAACCCAGAAATCTGATAGGCGGCCATGTAATTTCAGCCATAATCGGCGTCACATGTTATAAGTTGTTTCATATCCACATGTGGTTAGCAGCTCCGCTAGCTGTTGCAACAGCTATTGCTGTCATGCACATGACACGCACTCTTCATCCTCCGGGTGGTGCAACTGCTCTGATAGCAGTAATTGGCGGCAAAACTGTAAATGATCTTGGGTTTATGTATGCTCTGGTGCCTGCAGGTGCAGGAGCTGTTATTATGCTTATTATCGCACTTATAGTAAATAATATTCCAAAAACAAGAAACTACCCGGAATACTGGTTTTAG
- the secE gene encoding preprotein translocase subunit SecE, giving the protein MVERIKAFLKEVKIETKKVVFPGREELIGSTWVVVIFVIIVSFFLGIVDLGLTKMMQNLIR; this is encoded by the coding sequence ATGGTTGAAAGAATTAAAGCATTTTTAAAAGAGGTAAAGATAGAAACAAAGAAGGTTGTGTTTCCAGGCCGTGAGGAGTTGATAGGCTCTACATGGGTAGTGGTGATATTTGTTATAATAGTGTCGTTTTTCTTAGGCATTGTTGATTTAGGCTTGACAAAAATGATGCAAAATTTGATAAGGTAG
- a CDS encoding CBS domain-containing protein, translating to MKAKDIMEVVCQSITHSDTIKTAIRKMLCSRGAEGITRVRGLHVVDDDGQLIGMLSMINILKAVHPNYMELGEDLSAFTWDGMLETLVKKIADMPVSNIMSKTTLYVEENAPLMKCLDILLKHNVRRLPVVNGQNQVIGIIHIRDLYNVVIKTLLDDEWGGK from the coding sequence ATGAAAGCAAAAGATATTATGGAGGTGGTGTGCCAATCTATAACCCACTCTGATACCATAAAGACAGCGATAAGAAAGATGTTGTGCTCCAGAGGTGCTGAGGGAATAACCAGAGTAAGAGGACTCCATGTTGTGGACGATGATGGACAACTCATTGGAATGCTAAGTATGATAAATATCTTAAAGGCAGTACACCCAAACTATATGGAATTAGGGGAGGATTTAAGTGCATTTACCTGGGATGGTATGCTTGAAACACTTGTGAAAAAAATTGCCGATATGCCAGTTAGCAATATAATGAGTAAAACCACGCTTTATGTAGAGGAAAATGCCCCGCTTATGAAATGCCTGGACATTTTGTTAAAACACAATGTCAGAAGACTTCCTGTAGTAAATGGCCAAAATCAGGTTATTGGTATTATACATATACGAGACTTGTACAATGTAGTAATAAAGACTCTGTTAGATGACGAGTGGGGAGGTAAATGA
- the hisH gene encoding imidazole glycerol phosphate synthase subunit HisH, translated as MIAILDYGMGNLRSVQKGFLKVGIEAIVTSKSSDIDNAAGVVIPGVGAFRDCMVNLQNLDLIETIKRSIEKGKPFLGICLGLQLLFTESEEFGNSTGLGVFKGKVVRFKDKDLKIPHMGWNVVSFKKKPPLFEGIEDGSYFYFVHSYYVSPEDQSIISGVTPYGVEFTSMVWKDNVFAMQFHPEKSQAHGLKILENFGKFVKAA; from the coding sequence ATGATAGCTATATTGGATTACGGCATGGGAAATCTCAGAAGTGTGCAGAAGGGGTTTCTGAAAGTTGGTATTGAAGCGATTGTCACCAGCAAATCAAGTGATATTGACAATGCTGCGGGGGTGGTAATTCCAGGAGTTGGCGCTTTCAGGGATTGTATGGTAAATCTGCAAAATCTCGATCTTATTGAAACTATAAAACGATCAATTGAAAAAGGAAAACCGTTTCTCGGTATATGTCTGGGGCTTCAGTTGCTTTTTACAGAGTCCGAGGAGTTTGGTAACTCAACAGGACTGGGAGTTTTTAAGGGTAAAGTTGTCAGATTTAAAGATAAAGACCTTAAAATTCCTCACATGGGCTGGAATGTTGTATCGTTTAAGAAAAAGCCGCCGCTTTTTGAAGGCATAGAAGATGGCAGCTATTTTTATTTTGTCCACTCATATTATGTCTCCCCGGAGGACCAATCTATAATTTCCGGAGTAACTCCATATGGCGTGGAGTTTACTTCAATGGTGTGGAAAGACAATGTGTTTGCTATGCAGTTTCATCCAGAAAAGAGCCAGGCACACGGTCTTAAAATTCTTGAAAACTTCGGTAAATTTGTTAAAGCTGCCTGA